A stretch of Mastacembelus armatus chromosome 1, fMasArm1.2, whole genome shotgun sequence DNA encodes these proteins:
- the cant1b gene encoding soluble calcium-activated nucleotidase 1b isoform X1: MTSFGVAVRGLPLALVSMTQGATTDSRFHPKWRAITVATLLALVLMLYLHRTVGDRDRGYRNRGHRLQKHSVGEDDIYKDNNRQTAHHQKKEKPYNDTYPLSPPEKTTEGIRYRIGVIADLDTASRSTKEQTWFSYMKRGYLTVSESADRLEVVWDTETVTLESHLAEKGRGMELSELVAFNGHLYSVDDRTGVVYRIEDNQAIPWVILPDGDGSVSKGFKAEWLAVKDEHLYVGGLGKEWTTTSGEVINNNPEWVKVVGYHGDVEHENWVPYYNALRSAAGIQPPGYLIHESAAWSERLQHWFFLPRRASHEQYEENADERRATNLLLSCPSEFSYVTVRQVGPLNPTHGFSSFKFVPDTDDQIILALKSEEDAGRIATYIIAFTLDGQVLMPETKIGNVKYEGLEFI, encoded by the exons ATGACGTCGTTTGGTGTTGCCGTCCGAGGCCTCCCCCTGGCCTTGGTGTCCATGACGCAAGGTGCCACCACAGACTCGCGCTTTCATCCAAAATGGCGGGCGATCACAGTGGCGACCCTGCTAGCTTTAGTCCTCATGTTATACCTGCACAGGACAgtaggagacagagacagaggttATCGCAACAGGGGTCATAGgctacagaaacacagtgtgGGTGAGGATGACATCTACAAGGACAATAATAGACAAACTGCCCACCatcaaaaaaaggaaaagcctTACAATGACACATACCCTTTAAGTCCCCCAGAGAAGACAACTGAAGGCATTCGCTATCGTATAGGTGTGATTGCTGACCTGGACACAGCGTCTCGTAGCACTAAGGAACAGACGTGGTTCAGCTACATGAAAAGAGGTTACCTGACTGTTTCTGAGAGTGCTGACAGACTGGAGGTTGTGTGGGATACTGAGACAGTCACTCTGGAGAGTCATCTTGCTGAGAAAGGACGAG GCATGGAGCTGTCAGAGCTGGTGGCATTCAATGGTCACTTGTATAGTGTGGACGACCGTACAGGTGTGGTGTACAGGATAGAGGACAACCAGGCCATACCCTGGGTTATATTACCTGACGGTGACGGCTCTGTCTCCAAAG GGTTTAAGGCAGAGTGGCTGGCAGTGAAGGATGAGCACCTTTATGTTGGTGGCCTGGGGAAGGAGTGGACCACAACCTCTGGGGAAGTCATCAACAACAACCCAGAGTGGGTGAAAGTTGTTGGCTATCATGGAGACGTGGAGCATGAGAACTGGGTCCCATACTATAATGCCCTGCGGAGTGCAGCAGGGATCCAGCCACCAG GCTACCTTATCCATGAATCAGCAGCATGGAGTGAGCGTCTCCAGCACTGGTTCTTCCTGCCTCGCCGTGCCAGTCACGAGCAGTACGAAGAGAATGCAGATGAGCGACGTGCCACCAACCTCCTCCTGTCCTGCCCCTCAGAATTCAGCTATGTAACGGTGCGCCAAGTTGGACCGCTCAACCCAACGCATGGCTTCTCTTCGTTTAAATTTGTTCCGGACACAGACGATCAGATTATTCTGGCACTGAAGTCAGAGGAGGATGCGGGCAGGATTGCCACCTACATTATAGCATTTACACTTGATGGTCAGGTTCTGATGCCTGAAACAAAGATTGGGAATGTGAAGTATGAAGGGCTGGAGTTTATCTGA
- the cant1b gene encoding soluble calcium-activated nucleotidase 1b isoform X2 — MCAKENSIMAKACSGQKRHRKGYDSHHPQSTPDSEDEDNTHMTSFGVAVRGLPLALVSMTQGATTDSRFHPKWRAITVATLLALVLMLYLHRTVGDRDRGYRNRGHRLQKHSVGEDDIYKDNNRQTAHHQKKEKPYNDTYPLSPPEKTTEGIRYRIGVIADLDTASRSTKEQTWFSYMKRGYLTVSESADRLEVVWDTETVTLESHLAEKGRGMELSELVAFNGHLYSVDDRTGVVYRIEDNQAIPWVILPDGDGSVSKGFKAEWLAVKDEHLYVGGLGKEWTTTSGEVINNNPEWVKVVGYHGDVEHENWVPYYNALRSAAGIQPPGYLIHESAAWSERLQHWFFLPRRASHEQYEENADERRATNLLLSCPSEFSYVTVRQVGPLNPTHGFSSFKFVPDTDDQIILALKSEEDAGRIATYIIAFTLDGQVLMPETKIGNVKYEGLEFI, encoded by the exons ATGTGTGCGAAGGAGAACAGCATTATGGCTAAAGCGTGTTCAGGGCAGAAGAGGCACAGGAAGG GCTATGATAGTCATCACCCCCAGTCCACCCCTGACAGTGAGGATGAAGACAATACTCACATGACGTCGTTTGGTGTTGCCGTCCGAGGCCTCCCCCTGGCCTTGGTGTCCATGACGCAAGGTGCCACCACAGACTCGCGCTTTCATCCAAAATGGCGGGCGATCACAGTGGCGACCCTGCTAGCTTTAGTCCTCATGTTATACCTGCACAGGACAgtaggagacagagacagaggttATCGCAACAGGGGTCATAGgctacagaaacacagtgtgGGTGAGGATGACATCTACAAGGACAATAATAGACAAACTGCCCACCatcaaaaaaaggaaaagcctTACAATGACACATACCCTTTAAGTCCCCCAGAGAAGACAACTGAAGGCATTCGCTATCGTATAGGTGTGATTGCTGACCTGGACACAGCGTCTCGTAGCACTAAGGAACAGACGTGGTTCAGCTACATGAAAAGAGGTTACCTGACTGTTTCTGAGAGTGCTGACAGACTGGAGGTTGTGTGGGATACTGAGACAGTCACTCTGGAGAGTCATCTTGCTGAGAAAGGACGAG GCATGGAGCTGTCAGAGCTGGTGGCATTCAATGGTCACTTGTATAGTGTGGACGACCGTACAGGTGTGGTGTACAGGATAGAGGACAACCAGGCCATACCCTGGGTTATATTACCTGACGGTGACGGCTCTGTCTCCAAAG GGTTTAAGGCAGAGTGGCTGGCAGTGAAGGATGAGCACCTTTATGTTGGTGGCCTGGGGAAGGAGTGGACCACAACCTCTGGGGAAGTCATCAACAACAACCCAGAGTGGGTGAAAGTTGTTGGCTATCATGGAGACGTGGAGCATGAGAACTGGGTCCCATACTATAATGCCCTGCGGAGTGCAGCAGGGATCCAGCCACCAG GCTACCTTATCCATGAATCAGCAGCATGGAGTGAGCGTCTCCAGCACTGGTTCTTCCTGCCTCGCCGTGCCAGTCACGAGCAGTACGAAGAGAATGCAGATGAGCGACGTGCCACCAACCTCCTCCTGTCCTGCCCCTCAGAATTCAGCTATGTAACGGTGCGCCAAGTTGGACCGCTCAACCCAACGCATGGCTTCTCTTCGTTTAAATTTGTTCCGGACACAGACGATCAGATTATTCTGGCACTGAAGTCAGAGGAGGATGCGGGCAGGATTGCCACCTACATTATAGCATTTACACTTGATGGTCAGGTTCTGATGCCTGAAACAAAGATTGGGAATGTGAAGTATGAAGGGCTGGAGTTTATCTGA